The following are encoded in a window of Myxocyprinus asiaticus isolate MX2 ecotype Aquarium Trade chromosome 17, UBuf_Myxa_2, whole genome shotgun sequence genomic DNA:
- the LOC127454893 gene encoding cytochrome c oxidase subunit 7A2, mitochondrial, giving the protein MFRHLRTLHQVTRRTITSSTPRQLENKVPAKQKMFQEDNGMPVHLKGGAKDALLYRATMALTVFGCGYVVYVLINAAMPKKKE; this is encoded by the exons ATGTTTAGACACTTAAGG ACCCTACATCAGGTTACCAGACGGACCATAACCAGTAGTACACCCAGACAGCTGGAGAATAAAGTCCCTGCAAAGCAGAAGATGTTTCAG GAAGACAACGGTATGCCAGTTCATTTGAAGGGAGGCGCTAAAGATGCTCTCTTGTACAGGGCAACAATGGCCCTTACTGTCTTTG GGTGCGGTTATGTGGTGTATGTATTGATTAATGCCGCTATGCCCAAGAAGAAGGAATGA